TCAAAAATCCTTCTTCAAATTCTTTCGCGCGCTCTTTCACACTTGCTTTTAGTTCATTCGCTTGCTCATTTAGCTTCTCATTAAATTCGGCAAGTGCTTTTTGGAAAGATAGCATACTTGTCACAGATTTAATTGTATCGAACAGCATCAGAACAACAATAAGCACAGGAACGATCCAACCACTCCAACTCAAAATCCAATCAGCAAATTGAGTTACAAGCGGATGCAGGAAACGCACGACAATAATGCACGCAAATCCCCAAAAAATCGAAATCGGTAAGCAAATCCGCCCTTTTACATTCAGTGGCCAGTTGTGGTAATCCCACCATGTCGTATGAAAAAGTGCTTCTAAAATAGTGGCTGTTACGTACTCAATCGCCGTACAAATAATCATTGAAAAAATAAATAAAGCCCATAAATTATTTTGAAACGGTAAAATCAGCATTAAAACAGCTGTTACCCCAAACCCGTAAATGGGGCAATATGGTCCATAAAGAAAACCGCGATATACTAACTTCTTCTCTGAGATGGAACAAAAAATCTCTTCCCAAGCCCAACCCAGCACAGAATAAATGAAGAAGTATAGAATAAACATGTTGATATCCATATTCTCATCTCCCTTTTTGTGGTATTTTTCACAATACTTCTTCATTATAACAGAAATAAAAACCTTCAACTATTGCTAGTCAAAAGTTTCTAATTGGACTTGCTTATATTTTGGTAATTTATTCTTTGCTTCGGTGTAAGCATGATGGATTAACGCGCGAATAAGTTCTTTGTCTTGTTCTTTCTCTAGTAGCACTGAAATCCAAACCCGCTTGTTCATGTAGTATCCGAGAACGACAGCTGGATTTTCAGCACGAAGTTGTTCACTTTTTTCCGCATCACATTTTAACGTCAAAATCTGGTTTCCAGCATTATCTGTGCCGCGCATTGCCATTAACTGGTCCAACACGTGATAACGCCCTGCCTGCCACTCTTCTTTAAAACTGTACTGCACTCCTGGAAGTTCGGTCATCTCTTTTTTAATCCAACCAAATTCCTCACTCATTGTTTGGCTCCAAAATCATAATTTTATTTCCATCTGGGTCAAGTAGATTTAGCTCTCGACCGCCCCATTCAGCAACCCGCGGCTCAGGTGTTTCGACGCCTTTAGTTTTAAGCTCTTGATACATATCATCTAAATTCGTATCACATGAGAAAACAAATTCCACTTTAGATTCACTTGCTTTTCCCCATTTACCACTATTCCAGACAATAATCCCTGGTGCATTTTCCGAAAAACCTAATTTCGCTCCATCAAAATTATCGTAGCCTTCAAAAACAATCGGAATTCCTAATTTCTCGTGATAAAAAGCGACAAGTCCAGCTGGATCTTTAGTAGAAATATTCGTACAAACAAATTCATTTATCATTTAAAGCACCTCCATCTGGCTAGTTTAGCAAAGCCTTTTTTATTTTAATTGTACATTTGCGACATTTTGCAGAAAAATTTGCTTCATTTCTTCTGGCGTATGATTGCTATATCGTTTAAATTGTTTAATTAAATGTGCCTGATCAGCAAACCCGTTCATATAAGCTAGTTCAGTGCCGGTAAGAGTCGGATTTCCATATAATGATTGTAATACTTTTTGAAAACGAATCAATTTGGCAGTTTGTTTCGGCGCCAGTCCTACATGTTTTTGAAATAATCGTTCTAGTTGGCGCCCTGAAATTGTCCCTCCCGTAGATTGATTTGGATTTTGTAAAAGCTGATCTAAACTATTTAAAAAATCTGGATGCATTGCTTTATTAAGTAGTATTAATTTTTGTAATAAAAATTCTTCTAATAGCTTTATTCGCTGTGAATTTGTAGTTGTTTCCGCAAATTCTTCTCTGAAAAAACTTCTAAATCCAGCAAACATTGCTTCTGGCTCATTCATTTGATTAAGGCTTCCTACTAAGTCTGGTTCTACAAATAAAAATAATGACCAAGCATAGAATCTTACAGCAAAAAGCTCCGAACTACTCTCGTCTATTGATTCAAAAGCCGCATCACTTACACCGACAAACATGGCGTCTTGAGCTACACCAGTCTGGCTATCAATTGTAAAAATAATATCCGCACATAAATCAGGGATAACTAAATTATTTCCCGGGAAATCACTTTCCTCAGCTTCCCAAAAACAACGAATATAGCTAGTAAGCGACGCGCTCGGAAAGTATTCTTTATATCCAGCACGCTTTGGTGTGGCTACAATTGGATGAAACATCGTCAGCTTTGCCATTAAGAATACCCCCTTTTCACCATAGTACCACAAATTTTTCTCTTTAATCATGCTTCTTTCTTTTATTTATGGGTATTTAGATACTAAGAGGAAAACTTATGAGAGGGTGATACAAAATGTCTGCTTACAAACGTATTCTTGTTGGTGTTGATGGTTCAAATGAGGCCGAAGCGGCACTAAGACGTGCTGTTCAGTTTGCAAAAATGGACGGAGCCACACTCGGTATTGGCTTTGTCGCTGATGTTCGCCGGATTGCACCACTGATTGATTATGAACAAACCTATGCTAAAAAAGCCAAAGCCTACGGGGAAGAATTAGTCGAAATGTACAAAAAGGAAGCCGAGAAAGCTGGCGTTCCACATGTAGAAACTTTTGTTCACTTCGGCACACCAAAAAGCACTTTTAACAAAAAAATCACACGTAATTTTGAACCTGATTTAATTTTAGTTGGAGCTACAGGACTCTCTGCAACAGAACAATTTATTCTTGGTAGCGTTTCTGAGTATACCGCGGCTCATGCACCTTGTGATGTCATTATTGTTCATGCGAAACCATGGCGTAATAGAAAAACTGTCGAAAAACTCTAATTCATGTATAATGAAAGTATTGATTATACGGTAGGAGGAAAAAAAATGACAGTTAGTAAAGTTGCCATTGCTTCAGACCATGGCGGGATTGAATTGCGTAAAAGTATTATTTCTTACCTTGAAAGTGCTGGAATTAGTTACCTGGAATTTGGTCCGGAGACACCCGAATCAGTGGATTATCCAGGCTTAGCTATTACCGTTAGTGAAAAAGTTGTAAACGAAGAAGTAGATCGTGGAATTTTAGTTTGCGGTACCGGAATTGGTATGAGTATCGCTGCTAATAAAGTAAAAGGCATTCGTTGCGCGCTTGTTGGCGATACATTTAGTGCCCACGCAACTCGGGAACATAATGATACTAACGTCCTTGCACTTGGAGCTAGAGTAATCGGACCTGGCCTTGCTGAAGACATTGTCAAAATCTGGTTAAAAACTGAGTACGAAGGTGGCCGACATGCTAATCGTGTTGGACAAATCACTGCTTATGAAGATAGTCACGATTGAAAATTTGAACCGACCGAGCTGAATAATTGCTCGGTCGGTTTTTATATCCACTTTATTAATACTTCACAAATAGTAATTTTTTCCCTTTTAAATATTAAAAATGAGAAAAATTACACATTGCAAGCAAGAACATTTGTTCGTATAATATATATAAACAATCACTGTTTGTTAGAATTATTGGAGGTGTTATCTGATGGATTATCAAGATCGCGGCATGAAGAAATGGGGCGGATTTTTATTAAGTGAGCATACCGAAGCAATGAAAACCGCAGAACCAATCTTAACGTGGAAAGAATCCATGACTACAGAAGCAATTGAGGATGTACTAGGTAGTGCGATGACACATAGTTCTATGCTTGTTATTCAAAAAAAACCGCTAGACCCAGAAGCAGCTCCTGAAAAAGATATTATTGGTCGCATTTCTGGAGTCGAAAATAATACTATTTACATTAGAAACTCGGAAGGTATTATTCCACTCTCCTTTTCTGCGATTAGAAATGTAGAAGAAAGGAGTGTCGAGAAATGGTACAAGTAGAGGATTATAATCACGCACCACGCCGAGATATTTTATGTATAGATATTAAATCGTTTTTTCGCTTCTGTTGAGTGTGTGAAGCGTCGACTCAATCCACTGGAGGCTTATTTGGTCGTTATGAGTAATGCCGAACGAGCTGGTGGGCTTGTTTTAGCAGCCACTCCTAAGATGAAATCCGTGCATCATATTAAAACCGGTTCAAGGATGTACGAACTTCCAACTTGGGATGAACGTATTATTATTGCCCCTCCACGAATGAAACTTTATTTAAAAGTAAATGCGATGATTCAAGCCATTTTCAGACGTTATGTTCCTGCTGAATTTATTCATGTTTACAGTATTGATGAGTGTTTTCTAGATATTACCGGGTCACATCTGCTCTTTGGAAGCACCGACGAAATTGTCCGGAAAATTCAGCGCGATATCTTGGAAGAACTACGACTTTATGTCACGGTTGGTATTGGTGATAACCCACTTCTCGCTAAACTCGCACTAGATAATGTCGCTAAAAATCGTCCCGACGGCATTGCTGAATGGCGCTACGAAGATGTTCCAGAGACAATTTGGAAGATTAAGCATTTGGAAGATGTCTGCGGAATTGGTCACAGAACAGCCGCACACCTCAAAAGAATGGGTGTTTTCAGTATGTATCAACTCAGCCAAACCCCACTACCAGTTTTAAAAAGCGCGATGGGCATCATTGGTGAGCAGTTGTATTATCATGCGCATGGTCTTGATTACAGTCGTTTAAATGAAAAATATGTCCCTATCAATAAGAGTTACGGCAAAAGCCAAATTCTCGAGAAAGACTACCACATTCCAGCTGAAGTAGAAATTGTTATTCGTGAAATGGTAGAAGAAGTGGCCATGCGCTTACGACAAAACCATGTAGACACTTCCGTCATTCATTTAAGCATTGGCTACAGTAAATACAGCATAAAAAAAGGATTTAGCCATCAAGCTAAAATCCCTTCTACTAATAGCAGTCATGCGCTTATTCCCTATTTTCTAGAGTTATTTAGACGTTACGATGAACGCGAACCAGTGCGCTCAATTGCAATTTCATGTGGAAAAATCACTTTGAAAGCTGGTCTGCAACTGAACTTATTTGAAGATGTCAATCGAACATTAAACCATGAACAGCTCGAAGTCACAGTCGATAAAATTCGGATGCGTTATGGTTTTAAATCTTTGATGCATGCAAGTAGTTTGCTAAATGGTGCAACTGGCTTGAAACGCTCAGATATCTATAGTACCCTTAGTAGAGACCAAGATATCCAATATACTTACATTTTCTTATAGGCTGGACAGTCCTTTTCTTACTGTCTACTATATGAGAGAATAAACAAAAGGAGGCTTTCTATGAGAGTACAAGAAGTCATATTAAACAATGGAGGGAGAAGATATTTAGTTCTAGACGATCAAGGGAAACCGATTCAACCAGTTTTACAATATATGAAGTATCTAGATAATACACAAAAGAGTCCCAACACACAGCGTACTTACTGCTATGCATTGAGAGACTATTTTGTTTTTTTGTCTTTAACTGAAACAAGCTACGAACTTGCCAACATCAAAACAATAGCAAATTTTCTATCCTGGTTAGTAAACCCCACTTTAATTGAAAGAGTTCAACACCTAATACCCCCCACTTTAAAAAGCGAAAAGACAGTCAACTTAAAAGTTACAGCTGTACTATCCTTCTACAAATTTCTCTACCAATGTTAAACGCAACTGAAAAAGGGGCCATCGGATGATTCAAAAAGGGGCCAAAAAATTATTTTAGCCAATTCTTGGTATCTTCTACACGAAAAGATGGACCACTGAGATCCAATACATGGGCCCGATGGGCCAAACGGTCCACCATAGCTGCCGTAAGCATTGGATCTTTAAAAGTTTCTTCCCAACGATCAAATGACAGATTTGTTGTAATAATCATAGAACCAGCAGTTGTTCTATTGGAAAGAAGATTAAACAGTATTTCGCTACCAACTTGATCAAATGAAACATAACCTAATTCATCTAGGATAACTAAATCGTATTTGCCAAATCGACGTTTATAAAAA
The nucleotide sequence above comes from Listeria ivanovii subsp. londoniensis. Encoded proteins:
- a CDS encoding universal stress protein; the protein is MSAYKRILVGVDGSNEAEAALRRAVQFAKMDGATLGIGFVADVRRIAPLIDYEQTYAKKAKAYGEELVEMYKKEAEKAGVPHVETFVHFGTPKSTFNKKITRNFEPDLILVGATGLSATEQFILGSVSEYTAAHAPCDVIIVHAKPWRNRKTVEKL
- the rpiB gene encoding ribose 5-phosphate isomerase B, whose protein sequence is MTVSKVAIASDHGGIELRKSIISYLESAGISYLEFGPETPESVDYPGLAITVSEKVVNEEVDRGILVCGTGIGMSIAANKVKGIRCALVGDTFSAHATREHNDTNVLALGARVIGPGLAEDIVKIWLKTEYEGGRHANRVGQITAYEDSHD
- a CDS encoding Y-family DNA polymerase, with the protein product MLNRFFASVECVKRRLNPLEAYLVVMSNAERAGGLVLAATPKMKSVHHIKTGSRMYELPTWDERIIIAPPRMKLYLKVNAMIQAIFRRYVPAEFIHVYSIDECFLDITGSHLLFGSTDEIVRKIQRDILEELRLYVTVGIGDNPLLAKLALDNVAKNRPDGIAEWRYEDVPETIWKIKHLEDVCGIGHRTAAHLKRMGVFSMYQLSQTPLPVLKSAMGIIGEQLYYHAHGLDYSRLNEKYVPINKSYGKSQILEKDYHIPAEVEIVIREMVEEVAMRLRQNHVDTSVIHLSIGYSKYSIKKGFSHQAKIPSTNSSHALIPYFLELFRRYDEREPVRSIAISCGKITLKAGLQLNLFEDVNRTLNHEQLEVTVDKIRMRYGFKSLMHASSLLNGATGLKRSDIYSTLSRDQDIQYTYIFL
- a CDS encoding site-specific integrase translates to MRVQEVILNNGGRRYLVLDDQGKPIQPVLQYMKYLDNTQKSPNTQRTYCYALRDYFVFLSLTETSYELANIKTIANFLSWLVNPTLIERVQHLIPPTLKSEKTVNLKVTAVLSFYKFLYQC
- a CDS encoding MmcQ/YjbR family DNA-binding protein, producing the protein MSEEFGWIKKEMTELPGVQYSFKEEWQAGRYHVLDQLMAMRGTDNAGNQILTLKCDAEKSEQLRAENPAVVLGYYMNKRVWISVLLEKEQDKELIRALIHHAYTEAKNKLPKYKQVQLETFD
- a CDS encoding VOC family protein, whose product is MINEFVCTNISTKDPAGLVAFYHEKLGIPIVFEGYDNFDGAKLGFSENAPGIIVWNSGKWGKASESKVEFVFSCDTNLDDMYQELKTKGVETPEPRVAEWGGRELNLLDPDGNKIMILEPNNE
- a CDS encoding helix-turn-helix domain-containing protein, with protein sequence MAKLTMFHPIVATPKRAGYKEYFPSASLTSYIRCFWEAEESDFPGNNLVIPDLCADIIFTIDSQTGVAQDAMFVGVSDAAFESIDESSSELFAVRFYAWSLFLFVEPDLVGSLNQMNEPEAMFAGFRSFFREEFAETTTNSQRIKLLEEFLLQKLILLNKAMHPDFLNSLDQLLQNPNQSTGGTISGRQLERLFQKHVGLAPKQTAKLIRFQKVLQSLYGNPTLTGTELAYMNGFADQAHLIKQFKRYSNHTPEEMKQIFLQNVANVQLK
- a CDS encoding putative ABC transporter permease, with amino-acid sequence MDINMFILYFFIYSVLGWAWEEIFCSISEKKLVYRGFLYGPYCPIYGFGVTAVLMLILPFQNNLWALFIFSMIICTAIEYVTATILEALFHTTWWDYHNWPLNVKGRICLPISIFWGFACIIVVRFLHPLVTQFADWILSWSGWIVPVLIVVLMLFDTIKSVTSMLSFQKALAEFNEKLNEQANELKASVKERAKEFEEGFLKKQESIDMKIAELEAKRKQDSELASSMRKLKFNERRMLKSFPKMKIKHGAPFKNFNKSILRVDKQKRK